A genomic stretch from Harpia harpyja isolate bHarHar1 chromosome 20, bHarHar1 primary haplotype, whole genome shotgun sequence includes:
- the NMUR2 gene encoding neuromedin-U receptor 2, with the protein MAWISNTSWFNHLDLHEERFRRYLNSTEDYLAFLCGPRRSHLFLPMALVYTLIFVVGVVGNFLVCLVILKHQNMKTPTNYYLFSLAVSDLLVLLFGMPLEVYEMWSNYPFLFGPIGCYLKTALFETVCFASILSVTTVSVERYIAILHPFRAKLESTRKRALRTVVVLWVLSVLFALPNTGTHGIMLQYFPNGTLVPGSATCTVVMPMWIYNCIVQITSFLFYVLPMGVISVLYYLMGLRLKGDKSLEVEEMAVNVQRPSRKSVTKMLFVLVMVFAICWAPFHIDRLFFSFVVEWTEPLANIFNLIHVVSGVFFYLSSAVNPIIYNLLSQRFRMAFLSVISPCCKHWAPTHPTSRIPAQQSIFVVEDHNLVDSAEDTSLPGTHRTSVSSSQLSTGL; encoded by the exons ATGGCCTGGATCAGTAATACCTCCTGGTTCAATCACCTTGATCTACATGAAGAACGTTTCAGGAGATACTTAAACAGCACTGAGGATTACTTAGCCTTCCTATGTGGGCCCAGACGGAGCCATCTGTTCTTGCCCATGGCTTTGGTGTACACCCTCATCTTCGTCGTTGGGGTGGTAGGTAACTTCTTAGTTTGCCTGGTAATCCTCAAGCACCAGAACATGAAAACGCCGACCAATTACTACCTCTTCAGTCTGGCCGTCTCAGACCTGCTCGTGCTGCTTTTTGGGATGCCACTGGAAGTCTATGAGATGTGGAGCAACTACCCCTTCTTGTTTGGGCCCATCGGCTGCTATTTGAAGACGGCGCTCTTTGAGACGGTCTGTTTTGCCTCCATCCTCAGCGTGACCACAGTCAGCGTGGAGAGATACATTGCCATCCTCCATCCTTTCCGTGCCAAGCTGGAAAGCACTCGCAAGCGTGCCCTCAGGACCGTCGTGGTGCTCTGGGTCCTCTCTGTCCTCTTTGCCCTCCCCAACACTGGCACCCACGGTATCATGCTGCAGTATTTCCCCAATGGCACCCTGGTCCCTGGCTCTGCTACCTGCACTGTAGTCATGCCCATGTGGATCTACAACTGTATTGTCCAGAttacttcttttctcttctatgtGCTGCCTATGGGGGTAATAAGTGTGCTGTACTATCTGATGGGGCTAAGA TTGAAAGGGGACAAGTCTTTGGAAGTGGAGGAAATGGCTGTGAATGTTCAGAGACCATCCAGGAAATCAGTCACCAAGATGTTGT TTGTCCTTGTGATGGTTTTTGCTATCTGCTGGGCTCCATTCCATATAGATCgacttttcttcagctttgttgTGGAATGGACAGAGCCTCTGGCTAATATATTCAACTTAATTCATGTGGTGTCAG GTGTTTTCTTCTATCTGAGCTCTGCCGTGAACCCCATCATTTATAATCTGTTGTCCCAGCGCTTCAGGATGGCTTTCCTCAGTGTGATCTCTCCTTGCTGCAAGCACTGGGCCCCtacccatcccaccagcaggatTCCTGCCCAGCAGAGCATCTTTGTGGTTGAGGACCACAATCTCGTGGACTCTGCTGAAGACACAAGTCTCCCTGGCACCCACAGGACATCTGTCAGCAGTTCTCAGCTCTCCACTGGCCTGTGA